A stretch of Myroides oncorhynchi DNA encodes these proteins:
- a CDS encoding PTS transporter subunit IIC, which yields MKQFLLRKDIQISSKRYFIDAMGAMAYGLFATLLVGTILKTIGEECNIPFLKEVVWPFANQATGPVIALAIAYSLRAPQLVLFSSAAVGVAAYQLGGPLGVFMATIIAVEIGKAVAGETRIDIVITPIVTVLTGVALAQWIGPSVNQLMQWIGQIIILATESSPLIMGIVIAVVVGMVLTLPISSAALCLMLQLDGLAAGAATIGCCAQMIGFATISYKDNGIKGVLAQGIGTSMLQVPNIYKNWKIWIPPTLASAILGPIAILFFDMQNTALESGMGSCGLVGQIGTFNAMKETYSTSYIIWAILCLQIILPMILSYLIYFIMKKKQWIKDGDMKLF from the coding sequence ATGAAACAATTTCTTCTAAGGAAAGATATACAGATATCAAGTAAGCGATACTTTATTGATGCTATGGGAGCTATGGCCTATGGATTATTTGCAACTTTATTAGTCGGAACCATCCTAAAAACAATAGGAGAAGAATGTAACATTCCCTTTTTAAAAGAAGTCGTTTGGCCTTTTGCTAATCAAGCTACAGGTCCAGTAATAGCACTTGCTATCGCTTATAGTCTAAGAGCGCCACAGTTAGTCTTATTCTCTTCTGCAGCCGTAGGAGTAGCGGCTTATCAATTAGGAGGTCCGTTAGGTGTCTTTATGGCTACCATTATTGCAGTTGAAATCGGAAAAGCGGTAGCAGGTGAGACAAGAATAGATATTGTGATTACTCCAATAGTCACTGTTTTAACTGGTGTAGCTTTAGCGCAATGGATAGGTCCTAGTGTTAATCAACTTATGCAATGGATAGGTCAGATTATCATACTTGCCACAGAATCTAGTCCCCTAATTATGGGGATAGTTATAGCAGTAGTAGTTGGCATGGTCTTGACATTACCTATTTCCTCAGCAGCTTTGTGTTTGATGTTACAATTGGACGGTTTGGCTGCAGGTGCGGCTACCATAGGATGTTGTGCTCAAATGATTGGTTTTGCCACCATCAGTTATAAAGATAATGGTATAAAAGGAGTATTGGCACAAGGTATAGGAACAAGTATGTTACAAGTACCTAATATTTATAAGAACTGGAAAATATGGATTCCGCCAACATTAGCATCTGCGATACTTGGCCCAATAGCAATCTTATTTTTTGACATGCAAAACACCGCATTAGAATCTGGGATGGGAAGTTGTGGACTTGTCGGTCAAATAGGAACATTTAATGCTATGAAAGAAACTTACTCTACTTCCTATATTATATGGGCTATATTATGCCTTCAAATTATATTACCTATGATTTTATCTTACCTAATCTACTTTATTATGAAGAAGAAACAGTGGATAAAAGACGGAGATATGAAATTATTTTAA
- a CDS encoding WG repeat-containing protein gives MKTYLNTLVLLLITQIAFAQVDLKKYNAAATNQEYVDLLKSDLKGLKGFVNLFSENKFKPSKPSEVAPLKITFNQQEYDANIERLAQANFCFTDFIADSLVAVQLIKDHAVYSSLEDIKVPIYVKKVYYHDGTTQDMKVWKNVNTHFTTELNLAKAVDKIDVEIAFSTIQKLDSIILPAVVHQKKTYDGVDIEVVEVSDKGVLLKVLSNEIDFDEIHGILKDKRRVKSYSFQQSAMHPDQFNKFTETCIKRIGDILSFSESNLSMEHSQFKKVIGAKLTDLETQLSTEFNTSKNVYYMSYGFGEPIDKVILYKRSETYKKYITKTLTNQEPKSRFIDYKDNKTLIYNKDLKLLKEFGEKYHTVNNTYFETRLQYFNLNDNLQMQPLLYYKLTNVLNNYVIIQEDDESPEELVDPTNKKIMKVDGYEVNDKYNYALIKSNNSYYLLNSSTLVPKKITNVDKVSVADKGYFIVEKNNKYGFMNIEGEIIIPIQYDDVNAFNDKTDLLPTDLLFAVKQNDKWGFVDIKNKIVIPFMYDGVNGPFSYGIAPVYLDGALGLINLKNEKKSKFVNKNYSQSTNFGKRTLGLSDGTYNHKGEKEK, from the coding sequence ATGAAAACATATCTAAATACACTTGTATTATTATTAATCACTCAAATTGCTTTTGCACAAGTTGATTTAAAAAAGTACAATGCCGCTGCTACAAATCAAGAGTATGTAGATTTACTTAAAAGTGATTTAAAAGGACTCAAAGGGTTTGTGAATTTATTTAGTGAAAACAAATTTAAACCAAGTAAACCATCAGAAGTAGCCCCTCTAAAGATAACGTTTAATCAACAAGAATATGATGCGAATATAGAGCGGTTAGCACAAGCTAATTTTTGTTTTACAGATTTTATAGCGGATTCTCTTGTTGCGGTACAGTTGATTAAAGACCATGCTGTTTATAGTTCTCTAGAGGATATTAAGGTACCTATCTATGTAAAAAAGGTATATTATCACGATGGTACAACCCAAGATATGAAAGTATGGAAGAATGTCAATACACACTTTACTACTGAGCTTAACCTGGCTAAGGCTGTAGATAAAATAGATGTAGAGATTGCGTTCTCGACTATACAAAAACTTGATAGTATCATACTTCCTGCTGTAGTTCATCAAAAAAAGACTTACGATGGAGTAGATATAGAGGTGGTGGAAGTATCTGATAAAGGAGTATTGCTGAAAGTTTTATCTAATGAAATAGATTTTGATGAGATACATGGTATTCTAAAGGATAAAAGACGTGTGAAGAGTTATAGTTTTCAGCAATCTGCGATGCATCCAGATCAGTTTAATAAGTTTACAGAGACCTGTATTAAGCGAATCGGAGATATATTAAGTTTTTCTGAATCTAATCTATCTATGGAGCACTCCCAATTTAAAAAGGTCATAGGAGCTAAGCTTACTGATTTAGAAACACAATTATCGACTGAGTTTAATACATCAAAAAATGTTTATTATATGAGCTATGGGTTTGGAGAGCCTATTGATAAAGTTATTCTTTATAAGAGAAGCGAAACTTATAAGAAATACATCACTAAGACATTGACTAATCAAGAGCCTAAATCTCGTTTTATTGACTATAAAGACAATAAAACACTGATATATAACAAGGATCTGAAGCTATTAAAGGAGTTTGGGGAGAAATATCATACTGTTAATAACACTTACTTTGAAACACGATTACAATATTTTAATTTAAATGACAATCTACAGATGCAACCACTGCTGTACTATAAGTTAACTAATGTCTTAAACAACTATGTGATCATACAGGAAGATGATGAATCACCTGAGGAGTTAGTAGATCCGACGAATAAGAAGATTATGAAGGTGGATGGTTATGAGGTAAATGATAAGTATAACTATGCCTTAATAAAGTCGAATAATTCATATTATCTCCTAAATAGTAGTACACTAGTACCCAAAAAAATCACCAATGTAGATAAGGTTTCTGTTGCTGATAAGGGATATTTCATAGTAGAGAAGAATAATAAATACGGCTTTATGAATATAGAAGGGGAGATCATTATACCTATTCAATATGACGATGTAAACGCCTTTAATGATAAGACAGATTTGCTGCCAACAGATTTGTTATTTGCTGTAAAACAGAATGACAAATGGGGATTCGTTGATATAAAGAATAAAATTGTTATTCCGTTTATGTATGATGGTGTTAATGGGCCTTTTTCTTATGGTATTGCCCCTGTATATTTAGATGGAGCCTTAGGGTTAATCAACCTGAAGAATGAAAAGAAGTCTAAGTTTGTAAATAAGAATTATAGTCAATCAACTAACTTTGGAAAAAGAACACTGGGGTTAAGTGATGGTACCTATAATCATAAAGGAGAAAAAGAAAAGTAA
- a CDS encoding alpha/beta hydrolase — MKFLLDRMNIKKAIIGGWSRGGTISSAFYNAYPEMVQALILEDGGSVAWDFQMQSANIEKDIAETKEYYSNKKPMVFDNDFDAYWFIYNNWGIKGKENTKLKKDIFTSYARIKQNTFGKYEINPGAEVLTGENSAKENIAIIYTPFTSETAFGASTHQLNPKIIYRNINKPILIFDPVSKYDWFDFEEENNKLANEHKPFIIHKVYEKTGHGVKDEHPEKVVNDIKTFLLKNKLIK; from the coding sequence ATCAAATTTCTTTTAGACAGAATGAATATCAAAAAAGCAATTATCGGTGGTTGGTCAAGAGGTGGCACTATAAGTTCAGCATTTTATAATGCATACCCAGAAATGGTTCAAGCTCTTATTCTAGAAGACGGCGGTTCTGTTGCTTGGGACTTTCAGATGCAGTCAGCTAACATCGAAAAAGACATAGCAGAAACCAAGGAATATTATAGCAACAAGAAACCGATGGTTTTTGATAATGATTTTGATGCATATTGGTTTATATATAATAATTGGGGGATAAAAGGGAAAGAAAACACAAAACTAAAGAAAGATATTTTTACTTCTTATGCCAGAATAAAACAAAATACCTTTGGGAAATATGAAATAAACCCAGGTGCAGAAGTACTTACAGGTGAGAATTCTGCTAAAGAAAACATTGCAATTATTTATACTCCCTTTACTTCTGAAACGGCTTTCGGTGCCTCAACACATCAATTAAATCCTAAAATTATTTATCGAAATATAAACAAACCTATACTCATTTTTGATCCTGTTAGTAAATATGATTGGTTTGATTTTGAAGAAGAGAATAATAAACTTGCCAATGAACACAAACCTTTTATTATTCATAAGGTATATGAAAAAACAGGGCATGGCGTAAAAGATGAACATCCAGAAAAAGTAGTTAATGACATTAAAACATTCTTATTAAAGAATAAATTAATTAAGTAA
- a CDS encoding alpha/beta fold hydrolase codes for MKNKLILFFFSMLYLSVQAQIGTSSDSIAQRDLFLNLKSEFKEYEKKHGNYIQTNNVNMHYLEWGDKKNPTLVWIHGTYSNGYELYEIIDQLINMNLHIIAIDYYGHGFTPISSKDLSI; via the coding sequence ATGAAAAACAAACTCATTCTATTCTTTTTTTCTATGTTATACTTATCTGTACAAGCACAAATAGGCACTTCTTCAGATTCGATAGCACAAAGAGATTTGTTCTTAAACCTAAAATCCGAGTTTAAGGAATACGAAAAGAAACATGGTAATTACATTCAAACAAATAATGTAAATATGCATTATCTAGAATGGGGAGATAAAAAGAATCCTACACTTGTATGGATTCACGGAACTTATAGCAATGGATATGAATTGTACGAAATTATAGATCAATTGATAAACATGAATTTGCACATCATTGCCATTGATTATTACGGACATGGTTTTACTCCAATTTCTTCAAAAGACCTCTCAATATAA
- a CDS encoding helix-turn-helix domain-containing protein: MFFIILFILLVGLFLLKNSGFYHKYDRRFIEVSFFMSINLLLGVLYNYFSSTDLLFMSVLLSLFNGPLLYYLLFDKSKFLFYQLYVMILLVFVYIIGYSFYVDKEESDLITFNCYSALIGGSIGLTYLVSCYYFFVQTSKGIYNEKIVVIFIVIFLIESLLIIPDFRSGIFDINPLLGFVGCSLVLVVVSQIYLLNKYFQKQFCITKSNEDLLFLELKNSIVYDLPDIIDVDHEVLVNEVLSINTNVATSDSLVDETELLVISSVLNDVLIDNKLFLDPNLTLQKLSKRTDISRGRLTAYFKSSEASNFSKYVNRLRIEYAVIYLHDSSNDDLSIEKWALLSGFNSRVTFYRSFVGIYGFAPSELLKK; this comes from the coding sequence ATGTTTTTTATTATTTTATTTATTCTGCTAGTGGGACTTTTCTTACTAAAGAATAGTGGTTTTTATCATAAGTATGATAGAAGGTTCATTGAGGTTAGTTTCTTTATGTCGATTAACCTGCTACTAGGTGTTTTGTATAATTATTTTTCCTCTACAGACTTGCTCTTTATGTCTGTGCTTTTAAGTTTGTTTAATGGCCCATTATTGTATTATTTATTATTTGATAAATCTAAGTTTTTGTTCTATCAATTATATGTCATGATTCTGTTGGTTTTTGTTTATATAATTGGATATTCATTTTATGTAGATAAAGAAGAGAGTGATCTTATAACTTTCAATTGCTATAGCGCTTTGATAGGTGGAAGTATTGGACTTACTTATCTTGTTAGTTGCTATTATTTCTTTGTTCAAACTTCTAAAGGAATTTATAATGAGAAGATAGTTGTGATCTTTATAGTAATCTTCTTGATTGAATCACTTCTTATTATTCCAGACTTTCGAAGTGGTATTTTTGATATTAACCCATTATTAGGTTTTGTTGGCTGTTCACTTGTACTAGTGGTTGTGAGTCAAATTTATTTGTTGAATAAATATTTCCAGAAACAATTCTGTATAACTAAATCTAATGAAGATCTTTTGTTTTTAGAGCTAAAGAACTCAATTGTGTATGATCTACCAGATATTATTGATGTAGATCATGAAGTTTTAGTTAATGAAGTGCTAAGTATTAATACTAATGTAGCAACTTCTGATTCGTTAGTTGATGAGACGGAATTATTAGTTATTAGTTCTGTTTTAAATGATGTTCTTATAGATAACAAGCTTTTTTTAGATCCAAATTTGACACTTCAAAAACTATCAAAGAGAACCGATATTTCAAGGGGAAGATTAACGGCATATTTTAAAAGTAGTGAGGCATCTAATTTTAGCAAGTACGTAAATCGTTTAAGAATAGAGTATGCTGTTATTTACTTACACGATAGTAGTAATGATGATTTAAGCATTGAAAAATGGGCATTGTTATCAGGCTTTAATTCAAGAGTTACTTTTTATAGGTCTTTTGTTGGAATTTATGGATTCGCACCATCAGAATTATTAAAAAAATAG